Proteins encoded by one window of Spirochaetaceae bacterium:
- a CDS encoding flavodoxin family protein — protein MKILAINGSPRKNNNTVKLLNKAIEGATANGRHEAETIHLYDLTYKGCTSCFACKLKDGPSYGKCGYKDELLPVLEKALAADVLLLGSPIYFEQVTGEMRSFLERLLFSVLIYNENYSSLLTKKIQVGFIYSMNVNQEFMQEAGYLQGLKFAENDIKRLLGHCESLAVNDTYQFNDYNRYVVTVFKEEHKAKVRAEQFPLDLEKAYQLGLRLSAVKA, from the coding sequence ATGAAAATACTCGCCATTAACGGTAGTCCGCGTAAAAATAATAACACTGTTAAATTATTAAACAAGGCTATAGAAGGTGCTACAGCGAACGGCCGGCACGAAGCAGAGACCATTCATTTGTACGATTTAACCTATAAAGGTTGTACCAGCTGCTTTGCCTGTAAGTTAAAAGATGGCCCCAGCTACGGCAAATGTGGTTACAAAGACGAGCTTTTGCCGGTGTTGGAAAAAGCCTTAGCTGCCGATGTATTATTGTTAGGCTCGCCCATCTACTTTGAGCAGGTTACGGGGGAAATGCGCTCATTTTTGGAGCGCCTACTTTTTTCGGTACTCATTTATAACGAAAATTATAGCAGCTTACTGACGAAAAAGATACAAGTAGGTTTTATCTACAGTATGAATGTAAACCAAGAGTTTATGCAAGAAGCCGGTTATTTACAAGGTTTAAAATTTGCCGAAAATGATATTAAGCGCTTACTTGGCCACTGCGAAAGCTTAGCGGTAAACGATACCTACCAATTTAACGATTATAACCGGTATGTGGTAACCGTTTTTAAAGAAGAGCATAAAGCTAAAGTGCGCGCCGAGCAGTTTCCGCTGGATTTAGAAAAAGCTTACCAACTAGGGTTAAGGTTATCGGCGGTTAAAGCTTAA
- a CDS encoding amino acid carrier protein: MMEFLTSVLNSINSSFLTPVLVVTLVGTGIFLTIRLRFVQIKQFKRAFKKTFGGFSLAGKKADNKGMSSFQSLATAVSSQMGTGNLVGTAAALMLGGPGGLFWMWVSSFLGMATIYTEVVLAQKYKVVKDGVTLGGPAYYIREAFKGKLGVFLATWFSLAIILLFGLVMMLFQANAIATSMVNVLPAAFLADNQRLAMIVSGLLLAVFCAFIFAGGTKRIASFAEKVMPILAVTYLIAALVIIFMNITNLPNVIVGVFIGAFNPQAVLGGGLGIGIVQAIRWGFMRGMLANEAGTGSAPHAHAVARVNHPCEQGMVAMIGVFSVFLVVTLTGLAILSSGVLQTMVYILSDTSHIPNQLAGSGLIQLIFNRHFSYFGNIFIAVAMFFFGFTTMIAIYFYGAQNVRMVFGNKGIFIFAATAIMATFIGANVKIDIIWALIDFFIVPAAVINVAAVLKLSGEVSGAIKEFNGLSNVVNR; this comes from the coding sequence ATGATGGAGTTTTTGACTTCGGTTTTAAATAGCATAAATTCGAGTTTTTTAACACCTGTGCTGGTAGTAACTTTAGTTGGCACGGGTATTTTTTTAACCATTAGATTGCGTTTTGTGCAAATTAAACAATTTAAACGGGCCTTTAAAAAAACCTTTGGCGGCTTTAGTTTAGCCGGTAAAAAAGCAGACAACAAAGGTATGAGCAGCTTTCAAAGCCTTGCTACCGCCGTTTCTTCGCAGATGGGTACCGGTAACTTAGTTGGCACGGCGGCGGCCTTAATGCTGGGCGGGCCGGGCGGCCTTTTTTGGATGTGGGTGTCGTCTTTTTTAGGTATGGCTACCATCTATACCGAAGTAGTACTGGCACAAAAATATAAAGTAGTAAAAGATGGCGTTACTCTTGGCGGCCCCGCTTATTACATAAGAGAGGCTTTTAAGGGCAAGTTAGGGGTGTTTTTGGCTACTTGGTTTTCGCTGGCCATCATTTTACTTTTTGGCCTCGTAATGATGCTGTTTCAGGCTAACGCCATCGCTACTTCTATGGTTAATGTTTTGCCGGCGGCTTTTTTGGCTGATAATCAAAGGTTAGCAATGATAGTGAGCGGTTTATTATTAGCCGTTTTTTGCGCTTTTATCTTTGCCGGCGGGACTAAACGTATTGCCAGCTTCGCCGAAAAAGTAATGCCTATTTTAGCGGTAACTTATTTAATTGCCGCCTTAGTTATTATTTTTATGAACATAACTAATTTACCAAACGTTATTGTCGGCGTTTTTATAGGGGCGTTTAATCCGCAAGCCGTTTTAGGCGGCGGACTAGGTATTGGTATTGTGCAGGCCATTCGTTGGGGCTTTATGCGCGGAATGCTCGCCAACGAGGCCGGCACCGGCAGTGCACCGCACGCCCATGCGGTGGCGCGGGTTAACCACCCTTGCGAGCAAGGTATGGTGGCGATGATTGGTGTTTTTAGCGTGTTTTTAGTGGTAACTTTAACGGGGCTGGCCATTTTAAGCAGCGGTGTGTTACAAACGATGGTGTATATTTTATCCGATACTTCTCATATTCCTAACCAACTGGCCGGCAGCGGTCTTATCCAGCTTATTTTTAACCGGCATTTTAGCTATTTTGGTAATATTTTTATTGCTGTAGCGATGTTCTTTTTTGGTTTTACCACGATGATAGCCATTTATTTTTACGGGGCGCAAAACGTGCGTATGGTTTTTGGCAATAAAGGCATATTTATTTTTGCTGCTACAGCCATTATGGCCACTTTTATCGGCGCTAACGTTAAGATAGATATAATTTGGGCTTTAATCGATTTTTTTATTGTACCGGCAGCAGTTATTAATGTGGCCGCCGTTTTAAAATTAAGCGGTGAGGTATCGGGAGCGATAAAAGAGTTTAATGGACTAAGCAATGTAGTAAACAGGTGA
- a CDS encoding GNAT family N-acetyltransferase, with protein MESKNMHNITIRRAFLSDLPYLYEVCLKTANEGKDATKLFSDPYLVGQYYVAPYVVYPKAICFVTEYENIPQGYVVAVPETITYKEWLEEHWLAPLRKQFPQNEPFFSEKQTKIINILHDRGYQEFYNGLEWYTNYPAHLHINLLPVIQGQGAGSKLIESLFKELKEQNIAGLHLNIRFTNPSALQFYKKMGFIVIKEHDWGYTLGKLT; from the coding sequence ATGGAGAGCAAAAATATGCATAATATTACTATTAGAAGAGCGTTTTTATCCGATTTACCTTATTTGTATGAAGTCTGCTTAAAAACAGCAAACGAAGGCAAAGATGCCACTAAATTATTTAGCGACCCTTATTTGGTAGGCCAATATTACGTTGCTCCTTATGTAGTTTACCCTAAAGCTATCTGTTTTGTAACGGAGTACGAAAATATTCCGCAAGGTTATGTAGTGGCGGTACCCGAGACAATTACTTATAAAGAATGGCTAGAAGAGCATTGGCTGGCACCTTTAAGAAAACAATTTCCCCAAAATGAGCCATTTTTTAGCGAGAAGCAGACAAAGATTATTAATATTTTACATGATAGGGGTTATCAAGAGTTTTATAACGGTTTAGAGTGGTATACAAATTATCCGGCACATTTGCATATTAATTTATTGCCGGTTATTCAGGGACAAGGAGCCGGCAGCAAATTAATAGAGAGTTTGTTTAAGGAACTAAAGGAACAAAATATAGCGGGTTTACATCTTAATATACGTTTTACTAACCCAAGTGCGCTGCAATTTTATAAAAAAATGGGTTTTATCGTAATAAAAGAGCACGATTGGGGGTATACGCTGGGCAAACTTACTTAG
- a CDS encoding acetate kinase, with translation MVILTLNCGSSSVKYQVYDWANKNVLGKGVIERVGQDLSDLEHQATGKEEHKGKRPCPSHNEAIAWVLEMLIDSEYGCIKSIDEVKAVGHRVVHGGDVFTKSVIINEDTLKQFEKVSPLAPLHNPANIMGIKSAMLVLPTVPHCAILDTAWHQTMDETAFTYALPNEWYSKHNVRRYGFHGTSFLYTAKRAAVLLGKANKDTNVIICHIGNGASICAVKGGVSVDTSMGMTPLEGLVMGSRSGDFDPSILNYIGNKEGLTLAELDNAINKKSGLLGITGKFTDRRDVEHGVEKGDKACILAQDMECYRLRKYIGSYLAVLEGKVDAIVFTAGVGEFGSAIRLKTLAPLKAMGIIIDEAKNALAMTRNAESCISADNSPIKVYVIPTDEELVMTEDTFALANGSYKEHTNYKYIFEDKAYVNKAREEALPKDLAKKPGLDKIIVKS, from the coding sequence ATGGTTATTTTAACATTAAATTGCGGTAGCTCGTCAGTTAAATATCAGGTTTACGATTGGGCTAACAAAAATGTGCTGGGCAAAGGAGTTATCGAGCGTGTAGGTCAAGATTTAAGCGACCTTGAGCACCAAGCTACCGGTAAAGAAGAGCATAAAGGTAAACGGCCTTGCCCCAGCCACAACGAGGCCATCGCTTGGGTGCTGGAAATGTTGATAGACAGTGAGTACGGTTGTATCAAAAGTATAGACGAAGTAAAGGCCGTTGGCCACCGCGTAGTGCATGGCGGCGATGTTTTTACTAAATCGGTTATCATTAACGAAGATACTTTAAAGCAATTTGAAAAGGTATCGCCGCTCGCCCCGTTGCATAACCCGGCCAATATTATGGGCATTAAAAGCGCCATGTTGGTGTTACCAACGGTGCCGCACTGCGCTATTTTAGATACCGCTTGGCACCAAACGATGGACGAAACGGCCTTTACCTATGCCTTACCAAATGAGTGGTACAGTAAACACAATGTGCGCCGTTATGGTTTTCATGGCACCAGCTTTTTATACACCGCCAAGCGTGCCGCCGTGCTGCTGGGTAAAGCCAATAAAGATACCAATGTGATTATCTGCCACATTGGGAATGGTGCCAGTATTTGTGCCGTTAAGGGTGGCGTGAGTGTGGATACCAGTATGGGTATGACCCCGCTTGAGGGCCTAGTGATGGGCAGCCGCAGCGGCGACTTTGACCCCTCCATCTTAAATTATATTGGTAACAAAGAAGGTTTAACTTTAGCCGAGCTGGATAATGCTATTAATAAAAAGAGTGGTTTACTAGGTATAACCGGTAAATTTACCGATAGACGTGATGTGGAGCACGGTGTAGAAAAAGGTGATAAGGCCTGTATTTTAGCCCAAGATATGGAGTGCTACCGCCTGCGCAAGTACATTGGCAGCTACCTTGCAGTGCTGGAAGGTAAAGTTGACGCCATTGTTTTTACCGCTGGTGTGGGTGAATTTGGCAGTGCCATCAGGCTAAAAACTCTGGCTCCTTTAAAGGCGATGGGTATTATTATTGATGAGGCTAAAAATGCCTTAGCAATGACCCGCAATGCCGAAAGCTGTATTAGCGCCGATAACAGCCCGATTAAAGTATATGTTATTCCCACCGATGAAGAGCTGGTAATGACCGAAGACACCTTTGCTCTAGCTAATGGTAGTTACAAAGAACATACCAACTATAAGTATATCTTTGAGGATAAGGCTTATGTAAATAAAGCGCGCGAAGAGGCTTTGCCAAAAGATTTAGCCAAAAAACCGGGCTTAGATAAGATAATAGTGAAGAGTTAA
- a CDS encoding Pr6Pr family membrane protein produces MFKDRRFILWFRIFAFLLAIAGILYTVGFFSNNIQLGMFLYYTMITNTMAAVLWAIFIKRTVQSLHRDGRSGPAGYYPRLNMIFAVPVVMMGIAYWVIMAPASNDNLLTFVNLTTHGTTPLLFLIDYLLFSTPGKVKRKDIGYAVLIPVAYVVLTYSVTALGFLYPRLGGGAGRYPYFFFNVEELGLAVVTLYIAFIAIFTLLLGCLFYFIDKKRADINQNTSIKEKV; encoded by the coding sequence ATGTTTAAAGACAGAAGATTTATTTTATGGTTTAGAATTTTTGCCTTTTTATTAGCCATAGCTGGTATTTTATATACGGTAGGTTTTTTCAGTAATAATATCCAATTAGGTATGTTTTTGTATTATACGATGATAACTAACACGATGGCGGCCGTACTTTGGGCTATCTTTATTAAACGTACCGTACAAAGTTTACACCGTGATGGCAGAAGCGGACCGGCCGGTTACTACCCACGCTTAAATATGATATTTGCCGTGCCTGTCGTGATGATGGGCATAGCCTATTGGGTTATTATGGCGCCTGCTAGCAATGATAATTTATTAACTTTTGTTAATTTAACTACACACGGTACAACTCCCTTGCTTTTTTTAATTGATTATTTACTGTTTTCAACGCCGGGTAAAGTTAAGCGAAAAGATATTGGTTACGCTGTACTTATTCCCGTAGCTTATGTTGTTTTAACTTATAGCGTTACAGCTTTAGGTTTTTTGTATCCGCGTCTTGGCGGCGGAGCCGGCCGTTATCCATACTTTTTCTTTAATGTTGAGGAGTTAGGTTTGGCTGTAGTTACTCTTTATATTGCTTTTATAGCCATCTTTACGCTTTTACTGGGTTGTCTCTTTTACTTTATTGACAAAAAACGAGCCGATATAAACCAAAATACTTCTATAAAAGAAAAAGTATAA
- a CDS encoding TetR/AcrR family transcriptional regulator encodes MMAATAGAKILKQDTKEYLTTALLMLLKTEKLSNITISLLCSKAGVSRMAFYRNFAALEQILWEYYKEKLQLSFERRHDINFQFNFFEQFGEELMLAERGGYEPIIRAIFIEQVILLYGEEDYSTVFIAAGAYAVWRKWLLEGKSLPLEEVQQILAKFHEVALKK; translated from the coding sequence ATGATGGCAGCTACCGCCGGCGCAAAAATTTTAAAACAAGATACTAAAGAATACTTAACTACCGCCCTTTTAATGTTATTAAAAACAGAAAAATTATCTAATATAACTATATCTTTACTGTGCAGCAAGGCTGGAGTTAGTCGTATGGCTTTTTACCGCAACTTTGCCGCTTTAGAGCAAATTTTATGGGAATATTATAAGGAAAAATTACAGCTTTCCTTTGAAAGACGGCACGATATAAACTTTCAGTTTAATTTTTTTGAGCAATTTGGTGAAGAGCTTATGCTTGCCGAACGTGGCGGCTACGAGCCTATTATTAGAGCTATTTTTATAGAGCAAGTTATTTTATTATATGGAGAAGAAGATTACTCTACCGTCTTTATAGCCGCCGGCGCTTATGCCGTATGGCGCAAGTGGCTGTTAGAGGGTAAGTCGCTGCCTTTAGAAGAAGTACAGCAAATTTTAGCTAAGTTTCATGAAGTGGCTTTAAAGAAATAA
- a CDS encoding DUF4184 family protein gives MPFTFAHPIIILPFKKYFPNYFSLTALVIGSLMPDFEYFMRMQLRSAYSHSLLGLFTFNLPVGLAFCFIFHNIIRNDLFANLPLLRSRLTIYNTFNFNNYFIKTPVIVVTSLLIGATSHILWDNFTHISGFFVERISFLQSFISIVGITLPVYKILQYSGGLMGMLILFLLILKLPKFKIVSKINAIYWLGIILIILAVFIIKTLAGLNYRQYGNVIVVFISAGIIAIILVPLIKRIFITIKAILRRN, from the coding sequence ATGCCTTTTACTTTTGCTCACCCGATTATCATTTTACCTTTTAAAAAATATTTCCCTAACTATTTTTCGCTTACAGCTTTGGTAATAGGCAGCTTAATGCCCGATTTTGAGTACTTTATGCGTATGCAATTACGCAGCGCCTATAGCCATAGTTTGCTGGGGCTTTTTACCTTTAACTTACCTGTTGGGCTGGCCTTTTGTTTTATCTTTCATAACATTATAAGGAACGATTTATTTGCTAATTTACCTCTTTTAAGAAGTAGATTGACCATTTATAATACCTTTAATTTTAATAATTACTTTATAAAAACACCTGTAATAGTTGTAACCTCGTTGTTAATAGGAGCGACCTCACATATTTTGTGGGATAATTTTACTCATATTAGCGGCTTTTTTGTAGAAAGAATAAGTTTTTTGCAGTCTTTTATATCCATTGTTGGTATAACATTACCGGTTTATAAAATACTTCAATATTCCGGCGGGCTTATGGGAATGCTTATACTTTTTTTATTAATTTTAAAGCTGCCAAAATTTAAGATAGTTAGTAAAATAAATGCAATTTATTGGCTTGGGATTATTTTAATTATCTTAGCTGTATTTATTATTAAAACATTAGCCGGTTTAAATTATCGGCAGTACGGTAACGTGATTGTGGTTTTTATTTCGGCCGGTATAATAGCCATCATTTTAGTGCCGCTTATAAAAAGAATATTTATAACTATTAAAGCTATTTTAAGGAGAAATTGA
- a CDS encoding adenine phosphoribosyltransferase: MTDKDLNAIIRRVPNYPKKGIVFYDITSLLANAEAFSYVIDRMIEIYKDKGIEAIAGADARGFLFAAPLAYKMKLPFIPIRKAGKLPGVTLKASYTLEYGKGEVEVHADDVPKGKNILMVDDLLATGGTLRTSVELLERGGAVVKEVFALIGLTFLPYKERLKGYNVTTLIDFDNEKIK; encoded by the coding sequence ATGACCGATAAAGATTTAAATGCTATAATCCGCCGTGTGCCTAACTACCCTAAAAAAGGCATTGTTTTTTATGATATAACCTCGCTGCTGGCTAATGCCGAAGCTTTTAGTTATGTTATTGACCGCATGATAGAAATTTACAAAGATAAAGGTATAGAAGCCATCGCAGGCGCCGATGCGCGCGGCTTTCTCTTTGCCGCCCCGCTGGCTTACAAGATGAAGCTACCGTTTATTCCTATCCGCAAAGCCGGTAAATTGCCCGGCGTAACTCTTAAAGCCAGTTACACCCTAGAGTACGGCAAAGGCGAAGTTGAAGTACACGCCGACGATGTACCTAAAGGTAAGAATATTTTAATGGTTGATGACCTACTCGCTACCGGTGGCACCTTGCGTACCAGCGTAGAGTTACTAGAGCGCGGCGGGGCCGTTGTTAAAGAGGTTTTTGCTTTAATCGGCCTTACTTTTTTACCTTACAAAGAACGGTTAAAGGGTTACAATGTAACTACTTTAATAGATTTTGATAATGAAAAGATAAAATAA
- the grdD gene encoding glycine/sarcosine/betaine reductase complex component C subunit alpha has product MDNKVKESIKSTFFDLAATLETGQYNNGRGKKIRIGVVTLGSELGEAEVIRGAELAAGRNDGVEVMLIGPKSSSSLPLIEAASADTAHKIMEEALKKGELDGVVTMHYNFPIGVSTVGKVIAPANGREFFIACTTGTSATNRSAAIFKNALYGIIAAKAGGLTNPSIGLLNIDNARNAQRALEELVKNGYPINFGESGRADGGSLLRGNDLINAAADVVVCDSLTGNVLMKMFASFNSGGGYEVSGYGYGPGIGFGFNLPVFIVSRASGANVIAGAVAYAYNCAKNNLAKIIKDEELLLKKCRFEEIFDTLNNKEQKETAINVSSNKPAKEVVTFEIPGVEVMELEDAATAVMTAGIYAETGMGCTGPIILVSANNGPKASGLLKEAGFL; this is encoded by the coding sequence ATGGATAATAAAGTAAAAGAGAGTATAAAAAGCACCTTCTTCGATTTGGCTGCCACCCTCGAAACCGGCCAATATAATAATGGGCGAGGGAAAAAGATACGCATAGGTGTGGTAACTTTAGGCAGTGAGTTAGGCGAGGCCGAAGTGATACGCGGGGCCGAGCTAGCGGCCGGTCGTAATGACGGGGTAGAGGTGATGCTGATTGGCCCCAAAAGTTCATCAAGCTTACCCTTAATAGAGGCTGCCAGTGCCGATACCGCCCATAAAATAATGGAGGAGGCCCTCAAAAAAGGCGAGCTGGACGGTGTGGTTACTATGCATTACAACTTTCCCATCGGGGTATCCACGGTAGGTAAGGTGATTGCGCCGGCTAACGGCCGCGAGTTTTTTATTGCTTGTACTACCGGTACTTCGGCTACTAATCGCAGTGCGGCTATCTTTAAAAATGCCCTTTATGGTATTATCGCCGCTAAAGCCGGCGGGTTAACCAACCCAAGTATTGGCCTATTAAATATTGACAATGCGCGTAATGCTCAGCGAGCTTTAGAAGAGTTGGTTAAAAATGGTTATCCCATTAACTTTGGTGAATCGGGCCGTGCCGATGGCGGCAGTTTATTGCGCGGGAACGATTTAATAAACGCCGCTGCCGATGTAGTGGTGTGTGATTCGCTCACCGGTAATGTCTTAATGAAAATGTTTGCCTCGTTTAACAGCGGCGGCGGTTATGAGGTTAGCGGCTATGGTTATGGGCCGGGCATTGGTTTTGGCTTTAACCTGCCCGTTTTTATTGTTTCACGGGCCAGCGGCGCTAATGTGATTGCCGGAGCGGTAGCTTATGCTTATAATTGCGCTAAAAATAATTTAGCTAAGATAATCAAAGACGAAGAATTACTCCTTAAAAAGTGCAGGTTCGAGGAAATTTTTGACACTTTAAATAATAAAGAACAAAAAGAAACGGCAATAAATGTCTCATCAAATAAGCCGGCTAAAGAGGTAGTAACTTTTGAGATACCCGGTGTGGAAGTGATGGAGCTGGAGGACGCGGCCACGGCCGTAATGACTGCCGGTATTTATGCCGAAACCGGTATGGGCTGCACCGGGCCGATTATTTTGGTAAGCGCTAATAACGGCCCAAAAGCTAGCGGGTTATTAAAAGAAGCAGGTTTTTTATAA